Within the Atribacterota bacterium genome, the region AATGATCATCAGCAATCTGTTCTAACCTGGCAATCATTTTGCCTTTTTCGGTAAGATACAGATAATAAACTCTTGCATCATGTCTGCATTGCTCTTTTTGTATGCAATCTAAACGAATGAACTTCTTAACCATTTCGGTAACTGTTGGCTTGGACAAACCCAGTTCCATAGCCAATTGGCTGATGGTCACATTTTCCCTTCTATCAAATAATTTCAAGTATTCAATCTGTTTTAGTGTTAGCTCTGAAATATTATGTTTCTTGATAACATTATATCTGCACTCTTTCTTAATTAGCATAAAACGGTTAAATACACCGAACAGGGTTTGATGTGCTTTCAAAATGCCACCTCAATAGTTAGTTAGATATTCCCTAACATGTTCTCATAAATATTCTTTTTTGTCAATAGGCTGTAGCTAAAGTGTGATGTTCCGGGTTATTGATTATTGGATTACCCTATTCAAT harbors:
- a CDS encoding MarR family winged helix-turn-helix transcriptional regulator, with the protein product MKAHQTLFGVFNRFMLIKKECRYNVIKKHNISELTLKQIEYLKLFDRRENVTISQLAMELGLSKPTVTEMVKKFIRLDCIQKEQCRHDARVYYLYLTEKGKMIARLEQIADDHFVKRVESSLNKEEINLLIEILLKIV